The Streptomyces sp. NBC_01255 genome window below encodes:
- a CDS encoding GNAT family N-acetyltransferase gives MKIENFDIRRAVDSDAAAVADVWLRSYTAALPSVRRAHTDDEVRYWLREIVVPNHETWVATVEGSVVAMMVLDDEDLDQLYIDTQWRGRGIGDRLVEVAKQSRPTGLTLWTFQVNAPACRFYERHGFVEAERTDGRRNEEREPDVRYVWSPGPEKSEL, from the coding sequence GTGAAGATCGAAAACTTTGACATTCGCCGTGCGGTCGATTCCGATGCCGCCGCGGTGGCCGACGTCTGGCTGCGCTCGTACACGGCGGCGCTCCCGAGCGTGCGCCGCGCGCACACGGACGACGAGGTCCGGTACTGGCTCCGGGAGATCGTCGTGCCGAACCACGAGACCTGGGTGGCGACGGTCGAAGGCTCGGTCGTCGCCATGATGGTCCTGGACGACGAAGACCTGGATCAGCTCTACATCGACACGCAGTGGCGCGGCCGAGGCATCGGCGACCGACTCGTGGAGGTGGCCAAGCAGAGCCGTCCGACCGGGCTGACGCTGTGGACGTTCCAGGTCAACGCCCCGGCGTGCCGCTTCTACGAACGGCACGGCTTCGTCGAGGCCGAGCGCACCGACGGCCGGCGCAACGAGGAACGCGAGCCGGACGTCCGGTACGTGTGGAGCCCGGGCCCGGAGAAGTCCGAGCTCTGA